A stretch of Streptococcus chenjunshii DNA encodes these proteins:
- a CDS encoding DNA-dependent RNA polymerase subunit epsilon, with translation MIYKVFYQETTERSPRREQTQTMYISIDAEQELEGRIKARKLVEEKTNYNIEFIELLSEKHLEYEKETGVFSLTEL, from the coding sequence ATGATTTATAAAGTTTTTTACCAAGAAACAACTGAACGCAGCCCTCGCCGCGAGCAAACTCAAACGATGTATATCAGTATTGATGCAGAACAAGAGCTTGAAGGGCGGATTAAGGCGCGCAAACTTGTTGAAGAAAAAACGAATTATAATATTGAATTTATTGAACTGCTCTCAGAAAAGCACCTTGAATACGAAAAAGAAACAGGTGTCTTTTCCTTAACAGAACTCTAG
- the tsaB gene encoding tRNA (adenosine(37)-N6)-threonylcarbamoyltransferase complex dimerization subunit type 1 TsaB encodes MKILAFDTSSRTQAVALLDKQELLADVTVNVKKNHSISLMPSVDFLLRTADLEPQHLDRIAVAQGPGSYTGLRVAAATAKTLAYTLKIGLVGVSSLYALAAGLDFQGLVIPLMDARRNHVYVGYYKKGRPVRPDCYAALTDVFEAAAQEENVLFVGEAERFQEQIAEALPQARILPTRPSAYEIGKLGSTLDPVDTGTFVPTYLKRVEAEEKWLKDHQKEAQLQESYIKRI; translated from the coding sequence ATGAAAATTTTAGCCTTTGATACATCGAGCCGGACTCAGGCGGTTGCCCTGCTGGACAAGCAGGAACTGTTGGCCGATGTGACGGTCAATGTTAAAAAGAATCACAGTATCAGTCTGATGCCGTCTGTTGATTTTTTATTGAGAACAGCTGATTTAGAACCTCAGCATCTGGATCGAATTGCTGTCGCTCAAGGTCCGGGTTCTTATACAGGTCTGCGTGTTGCAGCGGCAACAGCCAAGACTTTGGCTTATACGCTCAAGATAGGCTTAGTGGGAGTGTCAAGCCTTTATGCTCTTGCTGCCGGTCTTGATTTTCAAGGTCTGGTAATACCGCTTATGGATGCGCGCCGCAATCATGTTTATGTCGGCTATTATAAAAAGGGCCGTCCTGTTCGGCCGGATTGCTATGCGGCCTTAACTGACGTCTTTGAGGCAGCAGCACAAGAGGAAAACGTGCTCTTTGTAGGAGAGGCGGAACGTTTCCAAGAACAGATTGCAGAAGCTTTGCCGCAGGCTCGGATTCTGCCAACCCGTCCATCAGCTTATGAGATCGGGAAATTGGGCAGCACGCTGGATCCTGTTGATACAGGAACTTTTGTTCCGACTTATCTAAAGCGTGTGGAAGCTGAGGAAAAATGGCTGAAAGATCATCAAAAGGAAGCTCAGTTACAAGAAAGCTACATCAAACGAATTTAA
- the rimI gene encoding ribosomal protein S18-alanine N-acetyltransferase, giving the protein MKKIEEKAEAVFAILSDVYGSSPWSEQQIAEDMQKDYVDYFFVQNEEDIIGFLSVQHLVGELEITNIAVLRRYQGQGIGSQLLSYLDKLGFPIFLEVRESNRLARSLYQKFGFEIIGRRNNYYHEPQENAIVMKREGSNEG; this is encoded by the coding sequence ATGAAAAAGATTGAGGAGAAGGCAGAAGCTGTTTTTGCCATTTTATCAGATGTATACGGGAGTTCCCCCTGGTCTGAACAGCAGATTGCCGAAGACATGCAGAAAGACTATGTTGACTATTTTTTTGTCCAAAACGAGGAGGACATTATCGGTTTTTTGTCAGTTCAGCATTTGGTGGGGGAGCTTGAAATTACGAATATTGCCGTTTTGCGCCGCTATCAGGGTCAGGGAATAGGATCGCAGCTTCTTTCTTATCTTGATAAGCTCGGTTTTCCGATTTTTCTTGAAGTAAGGGAGTCGAATCGCTTGGCTCGGTCACTTTACCAAAAATTTGGCTTTGAAATTATCGGCAGGCGCAACAATTATTATCATGAACCGCAGGAGAATGCTATTGTAATGAAAAGAGAGGGAAGCAATGAAGGATAG